The Ovis aries strain OAR_USU_Benz2616 breed Rambouillet chromosome 6, ARS-UI_Ramb_v3.0, whole genome shotgun sequence genome includes a window with the following:
- the ALB gene encoding albumin precursor (The RefSeq protein has 1 substitution compared to this genomic sequence), with translation MKWVTFISLLLLFSSAYSRGVFRRDTHKSEIAHRFNDLGEENFQGLVLIAFSQYLQQCPFDEHVKLVKELTEFAKTCVADESHAGCDKSLHTLFGDELCKVATLRETYGDMADCCEKQEPERNECFLNHKDDSPDLPKLKPEPDTLCAEFKADEKKFWGKYLYEVARRHPYFYAPELLYYANKYNGVFQECCQAEDKGACLLPKIDAMREKVLASSARQRLRCASIQKFGERALKAWSVARLSQKFPKADFTDVTKIVTDLTKVHKECCHGDLLECADDRADLAKYICDHQDALSSKLKECCDKPVLEKSHCIAEVDKDAVPENLPPLTADFAEDKEVCKNYQEAKDVFLGSFLYEYSRRHPEYAVSVLLRLAKEYEATLEDCCAKEDPHACYATVFDKLKHLVDEPQNLIKKNCELFEKHGEYGFQNALIVRYTRKAPQVSTPTLVEISRSLGKVGTKCCAKPESERMPCTEDYLSLILNRLCVLHEKTPVSEKVTKCCTESLVNRRPCFSDLTLDETYVPKPFDEKFFTFHADICTLPDTEKQIKKQTALVELLKHKPKATDEQLKTVMENFVAFVDKCCAADDKEGCFVLEGPKLVASTQAALA, from the exons ATGAAGTGGGTGACTTTtatttcccttctccttctcttcagCTCTGCTTATTCCAGGGGTGTGTTTCGTCGAGATACAC acAAGAGTGAGATTGCTCATCGGTTTAATGATTTGGGAGAAGAAAATTTTCAAGGCCT GGTGCTGATTGCCTTTTCTCAGTATCTCCAGCAGTGTCCATTTGACGAACATGTAAAATTAGTGAAGGAGCTAACTGAGTTTGCAAAAACATGTGTTGCTGATGAGTCACATGCCGGTTGTGATAAGTCACTT CACACTCTCTTTGGAGATGAATTGTGTAAAGTTGCAACCCTTCGCGAAACCTATGGTGACATGGCCGACTGCTGTGAGAAACAAGAGCCTGAAAGAAATGAATGCTTCCTGAATCACAAAGATGATAGCCCAGACCTCCCTAAACTGAAACCAGAGCCCGATACTTTGTGTGCCGAGTTTAAGGCAGATGAAAAGAAGTTTTGGGGAAA ataCCTATACGAAGTTGCCAGAAGACATCCCTACTTTTATGCACCAGAACTCCTTTACTATGCTAATAAATATAATGGAGTTTTTCAAGAATGCTGCCAAGCTGAAGATAAAGGTGCCTGCCTACTACCAAAG ATTGACGCTATGAGAGAAAAAGTACTGGCTTCATCTGCCAGACAGAGACTCAGGTGTGCCAGTATTCAAAAATTCGGAGAAAGAGCTTTAAAAGCATG GTCAGTAGCTCGCCTGAGCCAGAAATTTCCCAAGGCTGACTTTACAGATGTTACCAAGATAGTGACAGATCTCACTAAGGTCCACAAGGAGTGTTGCCATGGTGACCTGCTTGAATGCGCAGACGACAGG GCAGATCTTGCCAAGTACATATGTGATCATCAAGACGCACTCTCCAGTAAACTGAAGGAATGCTGTGATAAGCCTGTGTTGGAAAAATCCCACTGCATTGCTGAGGTAGATAAAGATGCCGTGCCTGAAAACCTGCCCCCATTAACTGCTGACTTTGCTGAAGATAAGGAGGTTTGCAAAAACTATCAGGAAGCAAAAGACGTCTTCCTGGGCTC GTTTTTGTATGAATATTCAAGAAGGCATCCTGAGTATGCTGTCTCAGTGCTATTGAGACTTGCCAAGGAATATGAAGCCACACTGGAGGACTGCTGTGCCAAAGACGATCCACATGCCTGCTATGCCACAGTG tttgacaAACTTAAGCATCTTGTGGATGAGCCTCAGAATTTAATCAAAAAAAACTGTGAGCTATTCGAAAAACATGGAGAGTATGGATTCCAAAATGC GCTCATAGTTCGTTACACCAGGAAAGCACCCCAAGTGTCAACTCCAACTCTGGTGGAGATTTCAAGAAGCCTAGGAAAAGTGGGCACTAAGTGTTGTGCAAAGCCTGAATCAGAAAGAATGCCCTGTACCGAAGACTAT CTGAGCTTGATCCTGAACCGGTTGTGCGTGTTGCATGAGAAGACACCAGTGAGTGAAAAAGTCACCAAGTGCTGCACGGAGTCATTGGTGAACAGACGGCCATGTTTCTCTGATCTGACACTTGACGAAACATATGTACCCAAACCCTTCGATGAGAAATTTTTCACCTTCCATGCAGATATATGCACACTTCCTGATACTGAGAAACAAATCAAGAAACAAAC TGCACTTGTTGAGCTGTTGAAACACAAGCCCAAGGCAACAGATGAACAACTGAAAACCGTTATGGAGAATTTTGTGGCTTTTGTAGACAAGTGCTGCGCAGCTGATGACAAAGAAGGCTGCTTTGTTCTGGAG gGTCCAAAACTTGTTGCTTCAACTCAAGCAGCCTTAGCCTAA